The window GAACGTACGTCCGATGCGGTTGCAGAGCGAATTTCGTTGTCCAACGAAAAGCCCGCCTCTCACGGCGGGCTTTGTTTTTGGCGTTGTCGGGAAACGGGTGGGATCGGGCGTCTTCCAACCACACACTATGGCCAGATCGAATTTCCCTGAGGATTCTGCCATGTCCGCCGATACGCCGCGCCTGCCCGCCACCTTCAACCGCCTGGCCTGGTCCAACCTCGCCGCGCAATCGGCCGAGCAGATTGCGCTTGCGGCCGCGCCCATCGTCGCCGTGCTGGTGCTCGGCGTCGGCGAAGGCCAGACCGGCCTGTTGCAGACCGCGCTGACGCTGCCGTTCATCCTGTTTGCGATTCCCGCAGGCCTGCTGGCTGACCGCGTGTCGCGGCGCTGGGTGATGGCGGGCTCCGAGGCGCTGCGCGCCGCCGCCCTCGCCGCGATCCTGCTGTTGTTGTGGTTCGGCGCGATGACCTTGCCGCTGCTCGCTTTGCTCGGCTTCATCGCAGTCTGCGGCACGGTTGCCTACAGCGTCGCAGCACCTGCGCTCGTCCCGTCGCTGGTGACCTCGCAGCAATTACCGGCCGCGAATGCCCGTATCGAACTTGCGCGCACCGTCGCTTTCGCCAGCGGACCCGCGCTCGGCGGCGTGCTGGTCGGCTGGGTCGGCGCTGCGCCGGCATTCGGCTTTGCCGCGGCGCTGTCGGCGATCGCGGTCGTGCTGCTCGCCGGCATCTACGAGCCGGCACGCCGGCCTGCCCCGCGACGTCATCCGATGCAGGACATCAAGGAAGGCGCTGCCTTCGTGATGCATCACGCCTTGCTGCGGCCGGTGTTCATCACCCAGTTCATCTTCAACACTGCGTCCTTCCTGCTGCTCGCCGTGTTCGTGCCGTATGCGGTGCGCCATCTCGGGCTCAGCGCGACCGGCGTCGGTACGACGCTCGCGATGTACGGGGTCGGCATGGTGGTCGGCGCGCTGTTCGCAACCCGCGTGATGAAGCGGCTGGCGTTCGGCACCGTGATCGGGCTCGGCCCGGTCACCGGTCTCGTGGCCTCACTCGTGATGGCGCTGACCACCTGGATTGCGACGCCGCTGCTCGCGGGCCTCGGCTTTTTCCTGCTCGGTGTCGGCCCGATCCTGTGGGTGATCTCGACCACCACGCTGCGGCAATCGGTGACGCCGCCGTCGCTGCTCGGCCGCGTCTCCGCGATCAATATCATGAGCTACGGCGCCCGCCCGCTCGGCTCCGCGCTCGGCGCCGTCGTCGGTGGCCTCTACGGCGCTGAAGCCTGCCTCTACCTCGCGGCCGCGATCTTCGCTGCCCAGGCGCTGGTAATCCTGATGTCGCCCGCAGTGTCGCTCAGGCGTCAGCCCGACATGGTCGGCGAACCCGCGCGCTGCTGAACCGCCCCTCAACGTCATTGCGAGCGAAGCGAAGCAATCCATTCCCCCGCTTGTGGGGACATGGATTGCTTCGTCGCTGTGCTCCTCGCAATGACGGGGAGAGAGATCAGCTCGCCAGGTACCGTTCATATTTGCCGCCGACGACCTCGTCGACGGTAACGGCCGGATCCAGCGTATAGAGATCCTGGGCATGGCTGATGCCGCGCAAGACGAAGCGGCCGGTGGAGACCAGATAGTTGCGGCCGGCGGCGTCGATGCCGGTGCGGAAATCGGTCGAGGTCAGCAGTTCGCGGTCGACCGAAGCGCACATCGAGGCGATCCGGCTGACCTCGTTGACGGCGGGCCCGACCACCGTGAAGTCCAGCCGGTCCTCGCTGCCGATATTGCCATAGAAGACCTCACCGACATGGAGGCCGACATAGGCCGTGGTGGTCGGCCGGCCCTCGTTCTCGCGGCGATCGTTCAGCACGCGGATGTTATGGCGGAATCTGTACTCGGCGCGCAACGCCGCGCGCCTGGCGCTTGCCATGTTCTCGCTGGTGAACATCGCCAGCACGCCGTCGCCGATCAGTTTCAGCACCTCGCCACCGGCATCATGGATCGCATCGATCGAGGCCTGCGCGTAGTCGTTGAGGAACGGAATGATCTCGTCCGGGCCGATGCGCTCGCTGATCGCGGTCGAGCCGCGCACGTCGGAATACCACAGCACGGCCTTGATCTTCTCGGTGATGCCGCGCTGCATGCGCCCGCGCAGCACCTGCTCCGCCGTCTCGCGGCCGAGATAGACCCGTCCGAGCGTGCGGGCGATCTCGACCTGGGCGGCCGACTTGATCGCGAGCCCGAGCACCGGCACCAGGTCGCGCAGCGCCGACATATGGTTCTCGTCGAAGCCGTCCGAACGGCGGGTGGTGTAGTAGGAGTAGAAGCAGTCCATCTCGCCGATCGTGCCGGCCTCGCCGAAGCGGTGCACGAACGCGGCGAAATGCTTGTGGCCCTTCTCGGCGAGGTCGCCGATCATCGAAAAATCGTGCGAGCCGTTGAGATCGATCACCATCTCGTCATGGCCGTTTTCGAGCATGTGATGGAACGCCGACCGCCGCCAGTTCTGGCTGGCCTCGCCGCTGCTGGTCGAGCCGTATTCGAAGATGTCGGCCTCGTTGCTCTCGCCGTCGTTCCAGCGGAAGCCGCGGCCCTCGAAGATCGGATGCAGGGTGTCGATGAAGACGATCGCCCGCGACAGCGGCATGCCGGCGGCCCGGCAGCGCTCGCAGAAGCCGCGCAGCAGGTCGTTTTCCGGCAGGCCGGTCAGACCCTGGCGGACCAGCCAATTCATCAGGCGCAAACGGGGCGTCAGTTCCATACGTAGGATTATGCCGGGCAATTGGTGCGGGAGGAAGGGCTGGTCGTCGCGTGACAGATGCGGACGCCAGTCCAGCATTGCAAGGCCGCCGCGCCTCACCATTTTCGGGCGGAACGACGCCACCGAATGCCGGCGATTCCGCTTCCCTTTGCCCCGGCCTTCGCGCAAAAGGGCGCATGGATAACCACGCCGGCCAGCCGAACCCGATCCGACGCCTCATGCAGTGGGCGATCACCCCGCCGCAATCCTATGGGGTCTATCTGGCCGGCATCATCCTGGTCTACGCGCTGTCGTTCTACGCCGGCACGATGAAGCCGAAGCACGCGCCCGCCCCGTCGGTGACCGCGCCGTCCGCCCCGCACAACTGATCAGGCCGGTCGGGGCTGGGCGAAAGCGCGCGGTCCCGAAGCCGCTCAATCATAAAAGTCCGGCGACAGCTTCAGCCCGTCGCGCTGGGCCTTGTCGTGGTTGATCCAGAGCTGCGCCTTCTCCTTCGTCAGAGTGTCGGCGATCTTCTGCATCGAGGCCAGCGTCTGCTCCTTGCTGGCGTTCAGGCTCGGCACGCGCCGATTGTCCCAATTGTCCCTGAAGTGGACCGCATCGCCGGTCAGCACGACCGCGCCGGTCTTCGGCAACTTCACCAGCAGCGACTGGTGGCCGGGCGTGTGGCCCGGCGTCGACAGGATAATGACGCTGCCGTCGCCGAACACATCGCGATCGCCCTCGAGTTTCGTGACGGGATGCTCCGGCTTGAAGCGCGGCGCGTTGTTGGCACCGGGCCATTCATACTCCGCCTTCTGCACATACAGCATCGCGGCCGGGAACAGCTCGACATTGCCGATGTGATCGGGATGGGTATGCGAGACGGCGATCGCCTTGATGTCCGACGGCTTCACCCCGAGCTGGTCGAGCTGCGCGGCCAGCGTCTTCGGCCGCCGCCAGGTCACCGCCTTGGGATCGGCAGGCGCAAGGCCGTTCGGCGTCGCCGCGACCGCGTCGGGAATGCCGGTGTCCCACAGGAACCAGCCCTGCGCGTGCTTGATCAGATAGCAATTGTCGACGAAATCCATCGACTTGCCTTCATTGACGCCGGGCGACCAGCGTGAAATGTCGCCGGCAACGCCTTCGCCGCAGTTGAGGATGTAGAGCCGCTCGACGCCTGTTTTCGCCGGCTGGGCGTCTGCCTGCGGCACGGCGCCCACGAGCCACAGCAACATCGCAAGACCGATTGCCTTCTTCACGTTGCCCTCCGTTGATCGCGCCCGCTCAACGCGCGCGGCCGCAATGTGCCGCCTCATCGGCGGCCGTGGAAGACGCGGACGTGGGTCGACCGATCAATTGAACGCGAGTGAATCTCGCCGCGGGCTAGACCATTTCCGCCGGGGCCAGCCGGCAGGTCTCGCTGCTGATCTCGACCTGCAGCGTCGCGTGGTGGATGCTGAATCGCTCCGACAGCTCGGCGCAGACGCGATGCAGGAAGACATCGTCATGTCCGCCGGGCCGCACCAGGTGTGCGGTCAACGCCGTCTCGCTCGTGCTCATCGCCCAGATGTGCAGGTCGTGCACCTCGGTGACGCCCTCGAGCGCGCCGAGATAGTCCCTCACCTGCTTGAGATCGATGCCCCTCGGCACCGCGTCGAGCGCGAGGTTGACGCTGTCGCGGGCAAGCTCCCAGCCGCTCAGCAGCACCACCACGGCAATGACGAGGCTGATCGCCGGATCGAGCCACTGCCAGCCGGTCGCCATGATCAGCAGCGCGGCGATCACGACGCCGAACGAGACGCCGGCGTCCGCCGCCATGTGCAGATAGGCGCCGCGCACATTGAGGTCGCTGTCGCGGCCGCGCATGAACAGCAGCGCCGTGCCGCCATTGATCAGGATGCCGAGCGCCGCGACCCAGACCACGGTCCAGCTTGCGACCTCGGCCGGCTCGCGGAAGCGGTTGATCGCCTCGACCGCGATGCCGCCGACCGCGATCAACAGCAGCCCGGCATTGAACAACGCCACCAGGATCGAGGCACGACGATAGCCATAGGTGTGGGTGTCGGTCGGGCGCCTGCCGGCCAGCCACGCCCCGCCCCAGGCCAGCAGCAGCGCGATGACATCGGAGAGATTGTGAACAGCGTCGGAGACCAGCGCCAGCGAGTTGGCGGAATAGCCGAAGATCAGCTCGGCGATGACGAAGGCAGTGTTCAGCGACGCGCCGACCGCAAAGGCCGTACCGAAACTGTCCGGCGCGTGGCTGTGCCCGGCATGGGAATGCCCGGCGTGGGAATGTCCGTGAGAATGACCGCTGTGGTCATGGTCGTGGTCGTGATTGTGCGCCATGGCAACCGTCGCCCGATATCGTCGGCGACGGTTATAGCGCGGCGAAATGTGGATACTATCACACCACGGCTGTCGAACGGCGGGTTACGGCTTGCGCCCAACCCGCCCACCGCAACTACTCCACGCCGCGATTGAACTTGTTCGACTTCGGCAGGCCATGGGCGAGCCGGCCGGCGTCGGCGCGGTTGCCGCGCCAGTCGGCCAGTTCCTTCAAGGTCATGCTGTGCTCGCGGCCGGCGGAGTCTTTCCAGGTCAGGCCGGCCTTGGCATCGAACACCGCGACATCGGACAGCTCCGAGCTGCTGTATTTCTGCAGCCGAACGCCGCGGCCCCGCGCCATCTCCGGCACCTGGTCGAGACCGAACAGCACCATCTTGTGGTTGGTGCCGATCACGGCGACGGTGTCGCCGTTCACGGTGGTGATCGCACGGGCCTCGTTCGGCATCTCGACATTGAGCACCTGCTTGCCCTTGCGGGTGTTGCCGACGCAGTCCTCTTCCTTGACGACGAAGCCCTGTCCCTCGCTGCTCGCGATCAGGAACTTGCGCTCGCCCTTGTTGACGAACAGCGAGATGATCGCGGCGTCCTGCTCGAGGTCGATGAACATGCGGATCGGCTCGCCATGGCCGCGGCCGCCCGGCAGCTTGGCGACATCGAGCGAGTAGAACTTGCCGTTGGTGGCGAACAGCAGCAGCTTCGAGGTGGTCTCGGCAAAGAACGAGTGCTCGAGCTTGTCGTCGGTCTTGAAGGCGAGCCCCGACAGATCCTCGACATGGCCCTTCAGCGTCCGCACCCAGCCCTTCTCGGAGATCACGACGGTGCACGGCTCGCGCTCGACCAGGGCTTCCTCGATCGCGGCGAGATCATGCTCGGGCGCATCGGCGAAGGTGGTGCGGCGCTTGCCGAGCGGTGTCTTGGGCCCGAAGATATCGCGGACCTTGCGGACCTGATCGCTGACCTTGGCCCATTGCTCGGTCTCGGAGCCGAGCAAGCCCTCGATGCCCTTCAGCTCCTTGCGCAGCTCCTTGTCCTCGGTGCGGATCTCCATCTCCTCCAGGCGGCGCAAATTGCGCAGGCGCATGTTGAGGATGGCGTCCGCCTGGACGTCTGTGAGGTTGAAGGTCTTCATCAAGACCGGCTTCGGCTCGTCCTCGGTGCGGATGATCTTGATCACCTTGTCGAGGTTCAGATAGGCGACGAGGTGGCCGCCCAGCACTTCCAGGCGGTGCTCGATCTGCGTCTTGCGGAAATTGGAACGGCGGACCAGCACGTCGCGCAGATGGTCGAGCCATTCGCGCAGGCACTCGGCAAGGCCGACCACCTTCGGGATGCGGCCCTTGATCAGCACGTTCAGGTTCAGCGAGATCTTGCTTTCCAGCTCGGTCAGCCGAAACAGCGATTCCATCATCAGCGCCGGATCGACGGTGCGCGACTTCGGTTCGATGACGAAGCGGACGTCCTCCGCGGATTCATCGCGCACGTCGCCGACCAGCGGCAGCTTCTTCTGGTCGAGGAGCTCCGAGATCTTCTCGTGCATACGCGACTTCTGCACCAACCACGGGATTTCGGTGACGACGACCACCCAGGCGCCGCGGGCGCCCTCCTCCACCGACCAGCGCGCGCGGGTGCGGAACGAGCCGCGCCCCGTCGTGTAGGCCTCGACGATCGCTTCCTTGGAATCGACGACGATGCCGCCGGTCGGGAAGTCCGGACCCTTGACCCATTTCAGCAGCGCCTTCGACTTGGCGTCGGGCTTCTCGATCAGGTGCAGCGCGGCGTCGCAGAGCTCGGCGGCGTTGTGCGGCGGGATCGAGGTCGCCATGCCCACTGCGATGCCCTGCGCGCCATTGGCGAGCAGGTTCGGGAAACCGCCCGGCAGCACCACCGGCTCTTTCGACTGGCCATCGTAGTTGAGGCGAAACTCAACGCCGTCCTCGTCGATACCGTCGAGCAGGAGCCGCGCGACTTCCGTCATGCGGGCTTCCGTGTACCGGTAGGCGGCCGGATTATCGCCGTCGATATTGCCGAAATTGCCCTGACCGTCGACCAGCGGGTAGCGCGAGGAGAAATCCTGCGCGAGGCGCACCATGGCGTCATAAATCGCCTGGTCGCCATGCGGATGGAACGAGCCCATCACGTCGCCGACGATCTTGGCCGACTTCTTGAATGCCGCGCGCGGGTCGAGCCCGAGCAGGTCCATGCCGTAGAGGATGCGCCGGTGCACCGGCTTCAGCCCGTCGCGGGCGTCCGGCAGTGCACGATGCATGATGGTCGAGAGCGCATAGGCGAGATAGCGCTCCTCGAGCGCATCACGCAGCGGCACGTCGTGAATCTCGGCCGGCTTTTCCGGCGGAACCTGTCGTTTTCCCATGGGGAGGCGTTAAACCTTGGCGGTGAATCGGGCAAGCCGCGAATCACCGGGAATTTAGGGCCCGAATCGGCCTTACGGAACCGCCGTTCGGCTTCGCGGCCTGGTCACGGCGTTGATAAACCCGTCGCGGGCGTCGGAATGGCCTTGGCCACGGGGCTCCAGCACGTGGCGCAGCAGGAACAGGCCGGTGATCTGGAAGCCGTCGCGCAGGTCCTGCTCCGACCAGCTGTTGGCGCCGCTCTCGCCTTCGCGCAGGAACGCCGGCAGCGGCAACAGCCGGTCGCGCCACGGCTCGCCGGCGGCGCGGGACACGGCGCCGCCGGATTTCGGCGACACATAGATCAGGTCGGTGGTCTCTCCGGTCGCCGCGCAGTTTTCCAGGTCGAGCCCGAAGCCGAGCTCGGTCAGCATCGCCAGCTCAAACCGGATCAAGTGGACTGCCGCGACGTCGGCATCGTCGAAATCGTCGAGCGTGCCCTGCAGCATCTCGTAGATGTCTTGATGCGGATCGCGCTCCGGCAGCAACCGGGCCAGCGCCGCCAGATGCGTCACGCCATAGACCGCGTGCGACGAGGCGAGCAGCGTCGCCGCCCGCAGTCGCGTGCCCTCCAGCGCATACATGCCGAGATGCTCGTCGAGCCGCGCCCGCCACACCGCCGTGACGCTGTTGCCGGGCTGCAGCAGCGGCCGCATCCGCGAGCCGGCGCCGCCGCGCACCAGGCCGAGATGGCGGCCGTGCTCGCGCGTCAACAGTTCGACAATGGCGGAGGATTCGCCATGCCGCCGCACGCCCAACACGATGCCTTCATCGGTCCATTCCATGGCTGGAAATGTATCATCGTAGGGCGGATCAGCGCAGTGCAATCCGCCGATATCGCCAGGAAGTTACACAGCGGGTTACGCCGGAGCCTGTGATCGGGCCGCGCTGGCGCGGACCCGTTGGGCCAACCCGCCCAACGCAGCCTACGCGTTGAACCAACCCTGCGCGTCGCCGGTGAAGGAATAATACAGCCCGGCCGCGGTCAGGATGCAGGACACCACCTCGATGGCGCTGTCGAGCTCCAGGCCTTTTTCGCCGATCACCTGCACCAGTGAGATCACCGAGAGCACCAGCATCGCGCCTAGCGCCCAGCGCGGCCAGTTCTTGCGGTGCTGCGCGGCGAGCCGGACGAAATACACCAGCAGCAGGATCATGCAGCCGGCGGTCAGCGTCTCGCCGGTGATCATCTGATCGGTCCTCACGTCGGTCGGCGTGCGGTCCTGGAACGCCACCGACAACGCGTCGAGCGTCAGCGACAGATAGAGCAGCACCTCAAACCACAGCACATTTCTGGGCACATTCATTGCTTTGGGCACGCTCATTGCTCTGGGCACATTCGGGCGCCGGCTCATTCCTTGGGGAAGTCCAATCCCATTTCCTTGTAGCGGTCGGGATCGTCGCCCCAGTTCTCGCGCACCTTGACGAACAGGAAGAGGTGCACGGGAACGCCCATGATCTCGGCGATCTCGGCACGCGCCTGCGCGCCGATCGACTTGATGGTGGCGCCGCCCTTGCCGAGCACGATCTTGCGCTGGCTCTCGCGCTCGACAAAGATCGTCTGCTCGATGCGGATCGACTTGTCCTTGCGGTCGGTCCAGCTGTCGGTCTCGACCGTCGACTGGTACGGCAATTCCTGATGCAGATGGCTGTAGATCTTCTCGCGGGTGATCTCGGCCGCCAGATGCCGCATCGGCGCATCCGACATCTGGTCCTCGGGATAGAGGAACGGTCCCGCCGGCACCAGCTTGGCCAGCGCCTCGCGCAGATCGTCAACGCCATCGCCCGACAGCGCCGAGATCATGAAGGTGTGCTCGAAGCGCATCCGCTCGTTGGCGGCCTGCGCCAGCGCCAGCAGCTTCTCGCGCTGCACGAGGTCGACCTTGTTCAGCACCAGGATCTTCGGATGCGCGACGGTTTCGAGCTTGGCGAGGATCGCATTGGCCTCCTCGTCGATGCCCGACTTCGCATCGAGCAGCACACAGACGAGATCGGCGTCGTGGGCGCCGCTCCAGGCGGTCGACACCATGGCGCGATCGAGCCGGCGCCGCGGCGCGAAGATGCCGGGCGTGTCGACCAGGATGATTTGCGCGTTGCCCTCGATCACGATGCCGCGGATCAGCGCGCGCGTGGTCTGCACCTTGCGCGAAACGATGGTGACCTTGGAGCCCACCAGCGCATTGACCAGCGTCGACTTGCCGACATTGGGCGCGCCGATCAGCGCGACGAAGCCACAGCGCGTCGCATCCCCCTGCCCTTTGGCTTCGTCAGTCATTGGTACCGACGCCTTCACGCTCGATCATCGCGGATGCTGCTGCTTTCTCGGCCGCGCGCTTGTTGCCCCCGAGGCCCTCGGCGGAGGCCAGGCCCGGCAGGTCAACCGCAACGCGGAATTGTGGATCGTGGTGCGGGCCGGTGCGTTCGACCTCGCGATAGACCGGCGTCGGCAATCCCTTGCCTTGCGCCCATTCCTGCAACACGGTCTTGGGATCGCGCAGCGGCCGGCGCAGCTTGTGCATCCGCTCGGTCCAGTTGCGCTCAACGAACTGGCGCGCCGCCTCATAGCCGCCGTCGAGAAAGATCGCCCCGATCACCGCTTCGCAGATATCGCCGAGCACGGATTTGCGCAGCCGCGCGCCCTCGACCGCCTTCACCATGCCGAGCTTGATGTCCTCGAGCAGCCCGAGCGACTTGGCGACGTCGGCGCAGCTTTCCTTGCGCACGAGATCGGCGAGCCGCTTCGACAACTCGCCCTCATCGGCCTTCGGGAACGCCCGGAACAGCATGTCGGACACGATCAGCCCGAGCACGTGGTCGCCGAGGAATTCCAGCCGCTGGTAGCTGTCGGCGCGGTTGCGGGTGGCGGGCTTCAGCGCGGAGACGTGGGTGAACGCGGTGGTCAGCAGCGCGGCATCCGAGAACGTATACCCGATACGCGCCTCGGTGCCGGCGATCGCGGCCTTCTCTTCAGCCGCCTTGGCGGCCTTGCTGCGCCGCTTCTTCGGCGCGGCCGTGCTTTCGGCGGCGGGCGCCTGGCTCGGCTCGCCGGTCGGCGCTTGGTCGTTAATGGCTGCGGTATCGTCGTTCATCGCACGATGGAGAATAGGCGGTTCCACCGCACGGCGAACGGCCAGCGCCAAATCATCCAGGCCTGCTCGCCCTCGGCGATCGAGAAGAAGATCATCTGGGCCCGCCCGATGATGTTCTCGAACGGCACGTAGCCGACCTGCGACAGGAAGCGGCTGTCGGTGGAGTTGTCGCGGTTGTCGCCCATCATGAAGAAATGCCCGGGCGGAACGGTGTAGACGATGGTGTTGTCCATGTAGCTGTTGTCGGTGCAGTCGAGCGACTCATAGCTGACGCCGTTCGGCAGCGTTTCCTTCCAGCGCTTGACCCGCGCGGTGGCATCCGCCGAGCCGCAGGGATCCTCGCCGACGAAATCGTTCAGCCGCTCGCGCTTGATCGGCTCATCGTTGATGTAGAGCAACCCGTTCCGGACCTCGATGCGGTCGCCCGGCAGTCCGATGACACGCTTGATGTAGTCGGTGGAGTCATCCCGCGGCAGGCGGAACACCACGATGTCGCCGCGGTTCGGCTCCGAGCCGAAGATACGCCCCGAGAAGATATTCGGCGAGAACGGGATCGAATAGTGGCTGTAGCCGTAGGAATATTTCGAGACGAACAGGTAGTCGCCGACCAAGAGCGTCGCCTTCATCGACCCCGAGGGGATGTTGAACGGCTGGAACAGGAAGGTGCGGATGACGAGCGCGATCAGAAGGGCATGGATGACGACGCGGATGGTCTCGCCCACGCCGCTCTCAGATTTGGTCCCGGTGGTCGCGCTCATTGCTTTCCCAATTCCCGCAGGCCCTGATGCCCACGCGGTGGCAGAACGTTCTCTCCACGCGAAGCGTTCGACCCCCGCGTGAGGAAAATGGCCTTGATTCTGATCTTGAGGGCAAATTCCAGCCTAAACTTGGAATCCGCGTCTCGCTCGATACCCTGCGGCATTTTAGACGGTTGTTCGCAGGGGCGCAATCAATCGCCGCCTCAAAACTTCGCAATTCATTGAAATGTCAATGATTTTTTAGTTTGCTGAAGTTTCCTGGCAAATTCCGCCGCCGCCCGCTCATCTGGCGGGAGCAACCGCCGAAATTATGACGAAGGCCTGTGCCAGCGGCCAATCGTCCGTGATCGAAAGGTCGATCTGCGCCTTCATGCCCGCGGGTGTCAGCTCTTGGAGCCGGGCCAGCGCCCCGCCGGTCAGCAGCATCGACGGCCGTCCTCCCGGCAGGTTCACCACCCCCATGTCCTTCCACCACACCCCGCGCCGGATACCGGTGCCGAGCGCCTTGGAGCAGGCCTCCTTCGCGGCGAACCGCTTGGCGTAGGTTGCGACCACCATCTTCTCGCTGTTGGCGCGGCGCATCGCCTTGGCGCGCTCGGCGTCGGTGAAGATGCGATCGAGGAAGCGCTCGCCGTGCCGCTCGATCACCTTCGCAATCCGCGTGACGTCGATCAGATCGGAGCCGATGCCGATGATCATGCGCTGACGGCACCTTGCGCCCTGGCACGGCCGCGGTCCATCGCCGCACGCATCTCGCGCACCGTGGCGGCGATGCCGACGAACAGCGCCTCGCCCATCATGAAGTAGCCGATGTTGAGCTCGCGGATTTCGGGCAGCGCGGAGATCGTCTCCGCGGTCTCATAATCAAGCCCGTGGCCGGCATGGACCTCGAGCCCGGCCGCCTGCGCGAGCTTGGCGCCGGCGACGATGCGCTTCCACTCGGCCTCCGCCTTGTCCTTGCGACCGTCGACCACGGCGTCGCACCAGCCGCCGGTGTGGATCTCGATCACGGGCGCCTTCAGCTGCGCGGCCATCTCGATTTGCCTGGGATCGGCGGCAATGAACAGCGAGACCCGGATGCCGGCATCATTGAGCCGCGCGATGAACGGCGCCAGCGCATTGTGCTGGCCGACCACGTCGAGGCCGCCTTCGGTGGTGAGCTCCTGGCGCCGTTCCGGCACCAGGCAGACCGCATGCGGCTTGGTGGCGAGCGAAATCCGCAGCATGTCGTCGGTCGCCGCCATCTCGAAATTCAGCGGCTTGGATATCTCGGCTTTGAGCCGCGCCATGTCCTCGTCGCGGATGTGACGGCGATCCTCGCGCAAATGCGCCGTGATGCCGTCGGCGCCCGCAGCGATCGCGGCAAGCGCCAGCCGCACCGGATCGGGCCGCGCCCCGCCCCGCGCATTGCGCA of the Bradyrhizobium quebecense genome contains:
- the rnc gene encoding ribonuclease III; its protein translation is MNDDTAAINDQAPTGEPSQAPAAESTAAPKKRRSKAAKAAEEKAAIAGTEARIGYTFSDAALLTTAFTHVSALKPATRNRADSYQRLEFLGDHVLGLIVSDMLFRAFPKADEGELSKRLADLVRKESCADVAKSLGLLEDIKLGMVKAVEGARLRKSVLGDICEAVIGAIFLDGGYEAARQFVERNWTERMHKLRRPLRDPKTVLQEWAQGKGLPTPVYREVERTGPHHDPQFRVAVDLPGLASAEGLGGNKRAAEKAAASAMIEREGVGTND
- the acpS gene encoding holo-ACP synthase → MIIGIGSDLIDVTRIAKVIERHGERFLDRIFTDAERAKAMRRANSEKMVVATYAKRFAAKEACSKALGTGIRRGVWWKDMGVVNLPGGRPSMLLTGGALARLQELTPAGMKAQIDLSITDDWPLAQAFVIISAVAPAR
- the lepB gene encoding signal peptidase I: MSATTGTKSESGVGETIRVVIHALLIALVIRTFLFQPFNIPSGSMKATLLVGDYLFVSKYSYGYSHYSIPFSPNIFSGRIFGSEPNRGDIVVFRLPRDDSTDYIKRVIGLPGDRIEVRNGLLYINDEPIKRERLNDFVGEDPCGSADATARVKRWKETLPNGVSYESLDCTDNSYMDNTIVYTVPPGHFFMMGDNRDNSTDSRFLSQVGYVPFENIIGRAQMIFFSIAEGEQAWMIWRWPFAVRWNRLFSIVR
- a CDS encoding pyridoxine 5'-phosphate synthase, with product MSKAAPLRLGINVDHVATLRNARGGARPDPVRLALAAIAAGADGITAHLREDRRHIRDEDMARLKAEISKPLNFEMAATDDMLRISLATKPHAVCLVPERRQELTTEGGLDVVGQHNALAPFIARLNDAGIRVSLFIAADPRQIEMAAQLKAPVIEIHTGGWCDAVVDGRKDKAEAEWKRIVAGAKLAQAAGLEVHAGHGLDYETAETISALPEIRELNIGYFMMGEALFVGIAATVREMRAAMDRGRARAQGAVSA